A section of the Citrus sinensis cultivar Valencia sweet orange chromosome 8, DVS_A1.0, whole genome shotgun sequence genome encodes:
- the LOC127899313 gene encoding uncharacterized protein LOC127899313 produces MVHAESQMAGLGAVIRNSQGQVVVTAVKSINFQGDVSIAEAKAVQWGMEVASKASFTNVIVETDCSMVADLANNKVSNKTEIWWTIAEIQSSRQDFQSIDFQHVPRQCNTSAHSLAKRALKSSGSVIWRDEFPADVLCLFDGFF; encoded by the coding sequence ATGGTGCATGCAGAGAGTCAAATGGCAGGCTTAGGGGCTGTGATCAGAAACTCGCAAGGCCAAGTGGTAGTTACAGCTGTGAAAAGCATTAATTTTCAAGGAGATGTCTCAATAGCAGAAGCCAAAGCTGTCCAATGGGGAATGGAGGTGGCAAGCAAAGCTAGCTTCACAAATGTGATTGTCGAAACTGATTGCAGCATGGTGGCTGACTTAGCCAACAACAAAGTTAGCAACAAAACAGAGATATGGTGGACGATAGCAGAAATTCAAAGCAGCAGGCAAGACTTCCAATCGATAGATTTCCAGCATGTACCAAGACAATGTAATACTAGTGCTCACTCTCTAGCCAAAAGAGCTTTAAAAAGCTCAGGTTCTGTCATCTGGCGAGATGAATTCCCAGCCGATGTTTTGTGCTTGTTTGATGGCTTCTTTTAA